The following nucleotide sequence is from Populus trichocarpa isolate Nisqually-1 chromosome 11, P.trichocarpa_v4.1, whole genome shotgun sequence.
aggcgtGGGAAGCTACAgtccccacgccttttagagtattgttaataattaataatgtatataatacaggttttatttgattaaactTGAAAAGTAAAGACGCTGAGAGTATTTTTAGCCGATAGCATACGGTGAACATATTGGGAGAAAATCCTCCACAATTAGATATTACTATAATAAAGTTCTTGCATCACGCTCAGCAAGGTCGTTGTAGTATAGTGGTGAGTATTCCCGCCTGTCACGCGGGTGACCCGGGTTcgatccccggcaacggcgtttgccttttcttttttttttttctttctttttatttcttcgtGATGGAGGAGTAGCTGTCGTCTCTGCAAATATCAAAGATTACATTGAGAAAACAATCAAATAGCAGCCTGTTCTCAGAACTATATTCATTTTCTTGGCCCAATATCACATTGTGATCCAAAGACTCTGTGACCCTTTTCTGCATTTGCACCatagaaagggttggctaaggcccattttgctttttatttatttatttattttgcgtTTTAGGCTTTGCGTTTTTATGTTGATTAGCAAGAAGAACTAAAACTTCTACTCTTTCGAGTTGTGTATAtgttattaaaactaaaataattaatttatatcgtTCTTCATGGATTGATAAAGTGTTTTAGCTAATATTAGATTATTATTGACTCGCACTATATTGTACATCTGATcatgtaataaaaatatatagatattctaatattttttctagtggaagaaaaatttaaactatatgAGGGTTAACTCGATGAAACCTAGTTAACTTTAAGGGTTTAAAAGCAACTcggaataattataaaaatatagtttaactaaaaaaatatttcaacatgatatcttttttatgttaagataacaacatatatGGATTGACTTGAGTTAATATGTCAAATCCGCTACTCGAgttatgagactataataacttcatagaaagccaatcaaaacaaattataaagtctaattctcaatcaaccaaatattgaaaatgacatgagttaacctgtcaaacccgcgaTCTAAAttataagaccgagataaccctataaaaagcaaatcaaaacaaattatgaagttcaattcataatcaatccaatgttgaaggatgatattaaaaaaaattaattaagaaaaaaacataaaaaacaatctaagtCAATCcgtcaaactcatgactcgggttttgagactgagataaccttacagaaagaaaataaaaaaacgacATGATTTAACCCGTGTTAACCTTTCAAATTTGTGAGTCTATCATGAAACTGAAATAACATCATAgaaagcatatcaaaacaaattataaaactcaattttgaatCGACCGTGTCGAACCCAATGTTAAACGATGAGATTtgtaaaacatttaattaaaaaattaataaaaaaataagtcgaGTCAACATGGGTTAACTCGTTacaaatttttatatgttactttatttttcgagtactcatttatttttgaattttcaattgCATTCTACCAAACTATATTCTATTCAATATGATATACATTGTTTTGATAATTatgtgaatatctattatgtCTTGATATAAACTTGTTAGTAACTCTATGCTAACGAAGAGTAGTTAGTTTATATACACATGATATTTTATATACTTAGCTGGTGATAAGGGCATCAGCCTGTGGCGGTTGATCCTTTCacagtggtcaccttcgggtgtcatctgatctctgacatATATTCAACTACTTTATGATAATATGTTtagtatatatatgtatatcaagataatcGACTTGTactccaaaatattttttctatattcacTTACTCTTCAATTTTAAATGGTTCTTACATACtatgttaaaattttgtttgaattttaataatatttttttcaattattatgtttttgatataaaaacaataatattcataatatattgttcatgaaaattcaaatcttttttgttcttaatacttttaaatagatttttaacatgatcttatcatttttatcatttttatgatgtttttaacttttaatcacacataaaatatggaattatactattttgatattgtttttaatttggtttaacaatcataaaattattttaacataaataattattccaattaaaaatcatgcattcattaagacaaacaaacatataaagACTATGCATAAAGGTATtctcaagtttaataacaatgcaaaAGAGTTCTCCAAgatttgacatttgtttttgcaattaaaaagaatttgccCCCTGGAATAGCACAAACATATAAAGTAGTGTACTCTAAGCCTTTAATTATCATTCATAAgctttatacaaaataaatatatgaaatatatagtATGTATAACTATGCATAAAGACACGTATTctatattgaaaattttaattcgAAAAATACTTTGAGTTCTATTAATCATCAAATGtattgaaatgattttattgataattaatgaACATATTGTCTTGCTccgatcaaaattaaaagacttAGCTCcatataagaaaacaatttattttttatatgaaaatataaaaaatatatgttgatattaatctttaaattcaatcccattttcaattataaaagaaattgaaatatcaATATAGTTTCTACAAAATAGGTCAACCCCATTTTTCCAACACACAGCTATTTAGACACCAcagaaaactataaaataagtttttaaaatcacccataaCCTATATAccatacaaatatttaaaatatttaagacaaGTCAACAAAAGCTAACAATTCACATGATAATGCAATACAGTTACTTGTGCTGATGCTTGTATCTGGTCTTGTTATATTCTAAGTTAGTGCGGCCGTTCACGCCGATGTTCTCTAGTTCTCGTGGTTTGGTGTTAGGCTCTAAACCCCAGCAACCAGGGTTCGATCATTGGCATCCACAGAAATGATATGCagcaataataattataataataattcctCAACAAATGAGGTATTCTAAAATACCTCCTTCCACTTTCAACCTCTTGAAATATcgtaatagttatttttaatttagtaaaataataattttattattttttaaaaattatttttgatattattatataaattatttttgaaaatatataaaaaatttaattttaaataaaaaaattttaattttttttaaagtacttttaaaatataaacaaaatctcttaaagtttaaaccttgaaaataatatatattattaacaaaaaaccaAGAGTAATCAGCAAGTCGTTGTAGTATAGTGGTGAGTATTCCCGCCTGTCACGCGGGTGACCCGGGTTcgatccccggcaacggcgtagaactttttgttctttgtttttcaccTCCGACGTTTTTAGAGAGAGCCCATTGGTACATTTTGGGCCTTCTCATTTTGTGTTGATTAGCAAGAGAACCTTAGGAAAATAATAACTGTCAGCGGAGAAAAATTATCATATCAGCTCAGAATAAATTGGCTATTATAAGTTGCTCACTGTCCCGCCCTAAGCCTTGTATCAtatgaaaatcttttttatggttaaaacaaattttcaagtaataaaaatttaatgataaaaatatgatttaattttaaaaaaatttaaagataatattttttttaatatgttacgAGGCTTAACTAACCATATACTCTAAATCTTGAGATTTTATTggacttaataattttttaaaactatttttgaattaattatataaaaaaatagatacttgTAAAATCAAACATCAACTCAAAACCAATGTATTTGTTTGAGACCACAATAGTTTTATGAAAccattctttatttaattaatttttttaattttaatttcaatctttaatattaaatttttattaactttattttttaaaatttgctaacatgttgcatgttttttttttttaaaaaatatggtcaGATTTATTACCAAATTATATGGTAACATAATATCCCAAACACTCTTCAAAACTGAAACAATAAAAGAACTTAAAATGTGGGCCATGTgggtaaaaaagaaagaagggaagaaccttgaagaaaaaaaaaacagataaagtttttaaaaaagaaaagaaaagaacttgttgaacaattttttcttttctctcttcaactTTCATTGTTGAACACAACGATCCTCGAACTTTTATTATTGAATGGATCTTGTTGACATTAGAAATGTTGATTTTCTTCCTTAAAAATTGGTTAAATTGatgactttctttttctatgttaattttagacaactttctcttttctcttttcaactTAGGGCTAAAATGCAAAggaaatgaatttttagatcaaaattgaaattgtaaaaattatagggattgtagagagagaaataaaaatacgAGGGTAAAAAGGAACTATTAACCTCAATTTTGAATTAACCATGAGGTTTCTCCATGGTTTATACTTTTGTcatctttttttgaaatttgtcCATCATTTGCCAATTTTGATAAATTGCTCATCAAATTAAGCATGGAAGattgcaattaaaaagaaaagactaaattaaaatttgtcttTCATGGCACTGCTCACTGTTACAGTGAATTCCCTAGGTATTTTagtacattttttaatttatttattcatcaatTGAATGATGTAATATAACATATACTTATTCAACTATTTCCCatatctaaataatatatatgttttgtctATAATAAATAATCACAGTCCATTCATAtactttcttcttctattgCCATTTAGAAAGTTTAATATTGATCAATCTTTTAAAGTCAAAACCACTTTTTCCCTCCAAGGAACGTAGCGTGAtggcaaagggcttgagatctgcacagcaggtctcgagttcgagtcagggtgTGCAACTCTTGTAAGAGTCTgggacagccggggttttactcgctcacctggatCCACAAAATGCGCTTTCCAGGGACTGGAGTTTTCTcgattccaaaaaaaaaaatttattttggtttttattcggattatttcttctttcattttgttttaatattgtttactattttatttcttttttttttgtacacgCGATTTTTGCatactactaaaaaaaaaatcttggggggggtaaataaaaacaagtaataGTTAGGGAGTCTATTTtgattctttctaaaaaaaaaattaatcgaataacaaaaaaaaaaaaaaacaaaccaaacaagATCTTCTCTTTCATTgatgtttaaagaaaaacacaactaatatcaaactttatttattgaatgaaactatttaatacaaaaaataataatttttataattaaaaaattgttaaatcgATAATTTTctgtctctttatttttttttcattaatgtttttatatagcCTTAATAAGCCttggtttatataaaaaaagtcatggaTAGGGATAACCATAAGCTAACTAGCCACCCACTTTCTCCATTACTCATCATATGcacaattaaaattatctatCTTCATTATCTCATGtgttttaatcaatttcttttacAAATCTAGATCACATCTTCCCCCtagtttatcatttttttcttatactcCAAACTTCATGACACCCATATATAATATTCACATGGTTGGACCCATAAACAAGTTGTCTTCCTTTATTTTGacccatatttattttaatatgaaatatttgtCAAGTCTATTCATTATCAAATCTGTCTTTCTTATTATTTGACCCaggctactttttttttattattattattaatttactgTGTAACATGTCTATGTCTTCTTAGTGTttgctttaatatatatatatatatatatatatatatatattagtaaaaGAACGACCATAtaatagtaaaagaaaagaCTCAAATATGCAATTATATAGTCTTAGTTATCAACTACATAATATATGTTCAAGAAACTCAATTGTTATTACTTAATTTTTCAGCACAGAAATCAGTGAACTGtctcaataaaatattcaattagcCTGTTAAGTACGTAAATAGAGATGTTGATGGTGGTGTGACAAAGGGGTGGGTGTGATTATTGGCCACTACTTTATATACTCCTACCTGCCAATTCGCCCATCTTAATCTTCACAATTTATACCTAAAATCATATCTGCTTCTTCAATTAAAGGTTCccaatttttaagaatattggTGAAATGGGGCTCCAAATTCATAAACATATATTACCTACTTAGGTTGGTGACACACGTTGCGTTGCGagtcaaactaaattttttctattataaaaaagatattcaagctagcatgttaatgtttttaaaaaggttAGAAAATTTTTAGAGTTGAGTAATTGATttgattagatttaataaagttaattaatttaataaaaaaatgggaaaaatttGAGAGTTGAgtaattgatttgaattgattcaataaatttagttaatttaataatatgataaaaaaatagataacaacaataaataaatcaaataaaaaaattaacccaagtCAACCTGGATTAACTCATTAGAACCATGACCCAAaacatgagattgagataatttcataaaaagaaaagagaaaaaataacaaagcctaatccaaatattgaaggataaaattgagaaaaaaatcaactgtaaaaaggacctaaaaaatctaaatcaactcaaactaacttttcaaacctgtgACTCGGGTTCTGAGATCCGGATTATCCCATGGAAGGTAAATgcaaaaatatcatgaagtcaAATTCCttatcaacaaaatattgagtgataaaattgaaaaagaaagtttcaataaaaatatgcaaaaaaaaaaaacaaataacaataaaaaataaggataaagtttgacataaaaataaaattaaatcaaatgtaaatggatgaaattgaaaaaaaaattcaactaagaaaaggattcaaaacaaaacaaatagtaataaaaaagcataaactaaatttgacaaattaaaaaatcaaatgaggatgggattgaaaaaaaatccaataatataaattatttcaaataaaataattagtaacaaaaaaaatagagaccagatctaaaaaaaaataaaaattaaagggataCTTTAAAAATCTGAAGGGTCATgtgcaaaaatcaaaaaaaaaaagagagagagaaaaagttgTTGGTGTCAAATTAGAGATCTGTTGGCCATACGTTTCCAAGGAAATGAAAGGTCGCTGTGACTATTAAAACACCATTGTGGAAGTAGATGTTTGGCCACGAGGCAATGATGTATGCGTCGTTTTATGAGCGCTTACTAACCTAACACACTTGCACGCATGCGTTaaccaattttcttttttaattaacattttatatttattaaaatactaaattgacttaagtcaacttgattataactaaaaaatcaggataaaaatacaaaagaagtGCCTGAAATCAAGTTAAAGAAATTTCACTAATAAGAATActttagttattttaatatgctttaaaaaataaaaagtaaaaaaagagacCAGCctcaagttaaattaattttacttttaagggTAAGTTagttattttactgtatttttaaaatttaaaaaaatcgaatTATTCCCTTAATTACttcattgtgttttaaaaaagataaaataataattatattattacaataaaaagtACTATAGTTCACGAAGAATTCacctggctttttttttttaattttatatgatcCGAAATTAGTTGGGGGTAGGAATTTAGGATCATTCTAGTATTCTACCATGTGAAAGGCTGGAACTTCCTTCAcctaaacacaacaaaacatgAGTCATTGGTCTGAAATGTTCAGTACGTCAAAAAGGTAAAAGACTTCGAGGCTTGAGAACGCTatcaaagttggaaaaaaaaggcaagCCATTCCCCACCATTCACGGAGAGTTCAgcaatcaattgttttttaaaaaaactctaataagCTGAccatttgatctttattcttatGTTGCTAGCTAGCCCAGTTGTTTACCAGCTACTTAATACCTCTTGCCCATTCGTTTTCGGTGGATCTGTGGTTTTCCAGCTAGTTAACATGACATGTGGTTATCTTAATTAATCttgtttgtttggtattgtgtttttttaatggagatcaagcaaaatttattttttaaattttttttttattttgatgctatgatataaaaattaatttttaaaataaaaaaattattttaatatatttttaaataaaaaataatttaaaaaataaccattatcacgtttccaaacatcaaaaaataatattttttttgcagcGCTTCGCCGTTTGTAAGACCGTcggtggttggtttttttatttccgaCAGAATCAACGACGGAATGAAGAATTACCGACTCTCAATATTCTGACGGAAGGATTCCATCAAGAAAAATGTTACCAACAGATTCCATGCTTTACACCGACGAAATTAATTtatcggtaaaactgtttaatggtgtcgTGGACAATCCTTATATGCTATTAGCTGCCTATACTAGATTATACATAAAATAAGAATATGGGTCGTGATGTGAGTACTGTTTCTCTTCCGTTGACTAACTAAAAATTACCGTAATTAACGCAAGTAAGATATAACATCTACTTCAAAATATCATCTAAATAAACACcatttaatgaaagaaagaaatcgTTATTGATgaaagacaaaaagaaatgtATGCTATCgtactaattaaaattttttttttttatggtaatcaAACAATATTCGTTTATAGCatataaagaagagaaaaacatgatagagaaaaaaataaataatttttgatagtatgcaatttcttttttatcatcatcttctaatagatctaaatattattttctctcactttcttttcttgtgttaTCTCTTTTCTGCGCTATACATGTTTTAAATAGTAGTtataaccatagttttgaaacccggcacggcccggcgggtcgacataggacccggccgacccggggctggaaccgggtcggattgaagaaaaaatagagaaaaaaaaacccgatgtgacccggcaagacccggttaAAAACCAGGTTccatcaagaaaaaattatcgttttgatttttttataaaaaaaaattgacccgggcGACCTGGTAACCAGGTCAAAACCCGGGCCTTGAATCGagccgggtctaaaaactaggGTTATAGCGAacattataatctttttttttcaaataattaacgTACATTTGTCTTTCTAGGCACAATTAATCGATTAACTCACGTTTACATTCAAGGAAAAGTCCTCAAATATGTATTTTtcgaaaaatataatttgtattcCATCTCGAGTTCGAACTTTGTATGTAGgcaaattgagaaaattaatgCACGGTTTCCCGACCTAGCTAAAGGAAGAGCCTCGGTGAAGAAAGCACGTGTATTGCTCGATACCCTCACGAAACAGCACTAGCTAGTGCCCAACAGAACACAACCCAGAAAGTTCTTAGTATAAATCCTGAAgattgataatataatatagtaCAATATACACTTTATTAGATCGATATTGCTCGTAACAAAAAGTTAACCAAACCATGCTCGCTCTCATACCTTAACTTTTGGAAGGATGAAAGACAATTGATAACAGTAAAACAAGATCACAagtaattaaaaacacaaagaagACCATAAAATTTATGTAGTTTAATCTTTCCCACTAAACATAATCCAACATTATCTAACACCACccaatataattgaaaaacccTCACTCTCTTGATCGCTTGACCACAAAGATTACAATCATGGCACATACTGCTCTTCCTTGCTCTCTTCGAAATCATCCTGGTTGTCGTACTTTTGCATGGAGTTATTGTACTCGAACTTGGAGTtctcgttgttgttgttgttgctgtaatAACCTCTAGTATTGTAGTTGTTTCTTGAGTCCTGCTGGTACTGGTTTGGGTTGTAGTTACTGTTCTCCCCCTTCAGGTCATAGTAGTACTTCCCTTTTTCCAAGTACCTTGTGTCACTCATGCCTTGCTTCTCATCATTGCTGTAGCTATTGGCACCATTGTAGTAGTAGTTGTTGTTCTGGTTCCCCATGTTGGCGTATCCACTTTCTTGAAGGCTTTTTTCACCGAAGTTTTGTTGCTGCTCCTGATCATAAGCATTGTTGCTGTAGTAGTTGGTGTTTGTGTTGGTGGTTGTGTCAGTTGGATAATTGGTGTAGGTTTCTTGGTTTTGGGTTTGGGTCTTGTATGGCTGGGAATTAGTGGTAGTAGTGTAGGGTGCATTAGCTAGTTTAGTGGTGGTGGGGAACTGGGTGGTTTCTTGACCATATAGACCATAACCATTTTGGTTGTCTGGGATGAAGGCTGGATCTTGTTCTTGCTTGCTcaacccttcttcttcttctttgccgGGGAGTGTTTTATCTTGAGCGTTATTGTTGCTGATGGTGGTAGTGGAGGGAGTGGTGGTGGCGCCACTGACTTTGCTAAAGAACTGGCTCTCTCTGGCATGAATTTGCACAGATAAAATGGCTAGGAGGAAGAGAAAGGAAATGAGTCTTGGAGAGGGAGCCATGGCTAAAGAAAGGATAGCGTTGCTGTGTATAACTAGTCTATAGCAATGTGTGGAGGTGCACACTTTATATAGAAAGACCTTTCAATCACTCCAGTTTTTTCTACTCTTTTAGGTGGAAATTGGAGGGAATTGGTGATGATGGTGGTCCCTGCTGGAGACCAAActtttaacaaaagaactcctTTTTCCTCTTGTTTCTGTGATTTATATCTTGATAATCATACTTATTTTTCTCTCTGTAATTAATTTcgttaatatttgaattttgtcCCCTCTAAGATCAGCTAGTTCCAGTGACTCTAAATAAATCCCATAATTCAAAGGAAATAATAACCATATTTGTTTATGCGAATTACTCTTTCTTATCTTCTAAGCAAACCAAGCTAGAGTGCGGGATATCATGAAACAAGGTTAAATCCAGGTAATGATAGGCCCTAAGCTATAATTAACAATTAGGGGTCAATCCCATAGAAATTTCTCCGACGAGGAAAGGGAGTTAACTACTAGCTGATTGTCCACGAagtgaaaaacatgaaattaataaagTGACCTTCTCTATTAACGATCATGTCCTTTCCTGAGGGGGGTGACTGTGGAGGGCAATCTGGCCACTTCAGAGATGAAAGGAAAATGATGATATGCTAGCTGTGGCCGGGTAATTATGCCGTCGATTGAGGTGGGCGGGCAAAGCATATAATGCCATTTAGGGCAGGCAGACAGCATGTGCCCAGCCCCCCTGCCCTCTTCACTTTGTTTAATCTCATGATAGATAGAGCATAGACACATCAAACACTCTTCCTACGCCGATATTTGACACCTCCATTCATGTTTTGCATGCGCAAGAGTcctcctttttattatttttcttgtgtcCTGAGACTTGATAATGcatcattttatcttttgttgttttcagaattattatctttaaattttattttaaagtttaaatttttgataaattgattttttaatataatattagaacTTTGATAACCATACTTCGAatcttaacatttttatttatttgataaaaataaatataaaatagtgtAAGTTTGTGTAGTTTAAAGcctaaaaatttttatttgaagaaatatattaaaaaataatataaattatatcttaaaaacttaaatatttttattttaatagtttgaTTTACACGGTTCAGCATACACTTCctatttcttttccaaaaaacaaGTCATAAtgaaatgaatatttaaaaggtTTTATAAATGCAACAAATGTGAGTGTAAGATATTCTTTGATCTAACACAAAAGTCTTGAAGGACAGTCAGTTGTTATCCTCTGTTAGGTGGATACTTTTGAAAAACTTATCTGTTGGATCGATGGATTTCATTATCCTAATTAAAATTCACGTTCAAGATAAGGGTTTCATTTATGGCTAAACAActtctttatttattcactTATTTTTACTAAAGATTCAATTTAGAGAGGCCCCGGCCTCTTCTTGGGGTTTGGGGTCGGGATGgagcatcttttttttatacatataattgTCATTTATACTGTTATTTCATGTCACCGATTCACTGTTTATCAATGAACTCCAGAATTTAGCAGGAAGCATAGCATATGGAAAAGGGAAGATAGAGGACAGCCACCCACCTTGTCCTTTCAAAGCCTGGAATATGATCATATATAGCAACTGTTCAAAGGAACAAAGGTAAAGGTAAAGGTAAAGAAGCTTCCATTGTTCGTGCCTCTGTCAAGTAGcagttcaaaaaagaaaaaaaaggaaaagaaaagaaaagaaaagaaaagggcccTTAAATATCAAAATCTTCATTATAATGTGGCCGACGCGATGACTAGTTATAGTCACATAGTTCTATAACATCTACTCCAAATGAGATAAAATGATCAATGGGCCCAGGTTCCACCAAGTCCAAGACGAGGGTGTGCAAGTACAGGGAGTTGCAGGCAAGGGCTCGTAAGTCTCTAGACAAGTgagggggaggaggaggagcagaaTGCAGAACAGTTGTA
It contains:
- the LOC18103064 gene encoding protein E6, giving the protein MAPSPRLISFLFLLAILSVQIHARESQFFSKVSGATTTPSTTTISNNNAQDKTLPGKEEEEGLSKQEQDPAFIPDNQNGYGLYGQETTQFPTTTKLANAPYTTTTNSQPYKTQTQNQETYTNYPTDTTTNTNTNYYSNNAYDQEQQQNFGEKSLQESGYANMGNQNNNYYYNGANSYSNDEKQGMSDTRYLEKGKYYYDLKGENSNYNPNQYQQDSRNNYNTRGYYSNNNNNENSKFEYNNSMQKYDNQDDFEESKEEQYVP